The proteins below are encoded in one region of Alistipes communis:
- a CDS encoding calcineurin-like phosphoesterase C-terminal domain-containing protein — MKRFTLLFAMLVAACAVYAQIPNVSGRVTSTDGSPVAGAVVSDGLNCTQTDSDGRYTLTSDLENRHFIMLSVPAEYEIPARHSLPIPFKRIPRYVETFTADFVLEPRKESSDHHTLIVQGDPQIKDFFWDNSAEAYRDVVIPDIIKTRKSIATPCYGIELGDVIYNELTVYPVYLHNTDRVNMVTFNVIGNHDHDQTTLLKDSLGTMHYEMHLGPTCYSANIGRVHYIFIDDILYDRKDAKESYRHGLYDETVHWLIEDLKYVPKDKIIMICAHAQMFNKKTTMVRRNKNFAAYSKALLDFKYVYSWAGHNHHTYLYTSEPERNYDIDNLTSITVTKSTGALRLNRLLNNDGTPQGYFVVDVDGEEVSWYYLCCGKDRNYQMKVYPPARTGGEYVMANIWAHDNKWGAVEWWENGVKVGQMEAHDALDPDYVDLYATVTNKTTRKYCKPVNSFHMFRIKPSEGIREGEVRVTDRFGNLYTQKVSW; from the coding sequence ATGAAACGATTCACCCTATTATTCGCAATGCTCGTAGCGGCATGTGCCGTGTACGCGCAAATCCCCAACGTGTCGGGACGGGTTACCTCGACCGACGGAAGCCCTGTCGCTGGAGCCGTCGTCAGCGACGGACTGAACTGCACGCAGACCGATTCCGACGGCCGTTATACGCTGACGAGCGATCTCGAAAACCGTCATTTCATCATGCTGTCGGTGCCTGCCGAGTATGAAATTCCCGCTCGCCACAGCCTGCCGATTCCTTTCAAACGCATTCCCCGCTACGTCGAAACCTTCACAGCCGATTTCGTACTCGAACCGCGCAAGGAGTCGTCCGATCACCATACGCTCATCGTGCAGGGCGACCCGCAGATCAAGGATTTCTTCTGGGACAACTCGGCGGAGGCCTACCGCGATGTGGTGATTCCCGACATCATCAAGACGCGCAAGAGTATCGCTACGCCATGTTACGGCATCGAACTGGGCGACGTGATCTATAACGAGCTGACGGTCTATCCTGTCTATCTGCACAATACCGACCGTGTGAACATGGTGACTTTCAATGTCATCGGCAACCACGACCACGACCAGACCACGTTGCTGAAAGATTCGCTCGGCACGATGCACTACGAGATGCATCTGGGGCCTACGTGTTATTCGGCCAATATCGGTCGCGTGCATTACATTTTTATCGACGACATACTCTACGACCGTAAGGATGCCAAGGAATCGTATCGCCACGGCCTCTATGACGAGACCGTGCACTGGCTCATAGAGGATTTGAAATATGTGCCCAAGGACAAGATCATCATGATCTGCGCCCATGCCCAGATGTTCAACAAAAAGACGACCATGGTGCGCCGCAACAAGAACTTTGCGGCTTATAGCAAGGCGCTGCTCGATTTCAAGTATGTCTATTCATGGGCGGGACATAACCACCATACTTATCTTTATACGAGCGAACCCGAGCGGAACTACGATATCGACAACCTCACCTCGATCACCGTCACCAAGTCCACGGGGGCATTGCGCTTGAACCGTTTGCTCAACAATGACGGTACGCCGCAGGGTTATTTCGTCGTCGATGTCGACGGCGAAGAGGTTTCGTGGTACTATCTCTGCTGTGGCAAAGATCGCAACTACCAGATGAAGGTCTATCCTCCGGCACGCACCGGCGGCGAATACGTGATGGCCAACATTTGGGCGCACGATAACAAATGGGGTGCTGTCGAATGGTGGGAGAACGGAGTGAAGGTCGGCCAGATGGAGGCGCACGATGCGTTGGATCCCGACTATGTCGACCTCTACGCTACCGTGACGAACAAGACGACGCGCAAATACTGCAAGCCCGTCAATTCGTTCCACATGTTCCGGATCAAACCGTCGGAAGGAATCCGCGAGGGTGAGGTGCGTGTTACGGACAGGTTCGGAAACCTCTATACTCAAAAGGTATCGTGGTAG
- a CDS encoding glucose-6-phosphate isomerase → MKTLKLDISKAGVEITPRMEERTREALSLLYSKQGAGNDFLGWVTLPSSIAPQELSRIEAEAKKLRECADVIICIGIGGSYLGAKAVAEAMGDSFAALRPRKEPVVVFAGQNLSEEYTYELLDAVKDHSIAAIVISKSGTTTEPAVAFRIVKAEIERRYGKAGAAERIVAITDRARGALKTLADNEGYATFVIPDDVGGRFSVLTPVGLLPLAAAGVDIEALVRGAEEMERATGEQVAFAENPAAVYATVRNALYEAGKKIEILGSYEPKLQYINEWWKQLYGESEGKDGKGLFPASVTLTADLHSMGQYIQEGERTMFETIVSVTAPKHEVRIESDAENLDGLNYLAGKRLSEVNRMAELGVQLAHVDGGVPNLRIEIPEISAHALGALLYFFEKACGISGYLLGVNPFNQPGVEAYKKNMFALLEKPGYEAETKAIRERLK, encoded by the coding sequence ATGAAAACACTGAAACTTGATATTTCGAAGGCCGGCGTGGAGATCACTCCCCGCATGGAGGAGCGCACCCGCGAGGCGCTCTCGCTGCTCTATTCGAAGCAGGGCGCCGGCAACGATTTCCTGGGATGGGTGACCCTTCCCTCGTCGATCGCGCCGCAGGAGTTGTCGCGCATCGAGGCCGAAGCCAAGAAGCTGCGCGAGTGTGCCGACGTGATTATCTGCATCGGTATCGGCGGTTCCTATCTGGGTGCCAAAGCCGTTGCGGAGGCGATGGGCGATTCGTTCGCCGCGCTGCGTCCGCGCAAGGAGCCGGTGGTCGTCTTCGCCGGTCAGAATCTCTCGGAAGAGTATACCTACGAACTGCTCGATGCCGTCAAGGACCATTCGATCGCGGCGATCGTCATCTCCAAGTCGGGGACGACGACCGAACCGGCCGTGGCCTTCCGCATCGTCAAGGCGGAGATCGAACGGCGTTACGGCAAGGCCGGGGCCGCCGAGCGTATCGTGGCCATTACCGACCGTGCGCGCGGTGCCTTGAAGACGCTGGCCGACAACGAGGGCTACGCCACCTTCGTCATTCCCGACGATGTGGGCGGCCGGTTCTCGGTGCTCACGCCGGTGGGATTGCTGCCGCTGGCCGCCGCCGGTGTCGACATCGAGGCGCTGGTACGCGGCGCCGAGGAGATGGAGCGTGCCACGGGCGAGCAGGTCGCCTTCGCGGAGAACCCCGCGGCGGTCTACGCCACGGTGCGTAATGCACTGTACGAAGCGGGCAAGAAGATCGAGATTCTGGGTTCCTACGAACCGAAGCTCCAGTATATCAACGAGTGGTGGAAGCAGCTCTACGGCGAGTCGGAGGGCAAGGACGGCAAAGGACTCTTCCCGGCCAGCGTGACCCTCACGGCCGACCTCCATTCGATGGGGCAGTACATTCAGGAGGGCGAACGGACGATGTTCGAGACGATCGTCTCGGTGACCGCTCCGAAGCACGAGGTGCGGATCGAATCCGACGCCGAGAATCTCGACGGCCTGAACTATCTGGCGGGCAAGCGCCTGTCGGAGGTGAACCGTATGGCCGAGTTGGGCGTGCAGCTGGCGCATGTCGACGGCGGCGTTCCCAACCTCCGCATCGAAATTCCCGAGATTTCGGCGCACGCACTGGGCGCACTGCTCTATTTCTTCGAGAAGGCGTGCGGTATCAGCGGCTACCTGCTGGGGGTGAATCCCTTCAATCAGCCGGGTGTCGAGGCCTATAAGAAGAATATGTTCGCCCTGTTGGAGAAACCCGGCTACGAGGCCGAGACGAAGGCGATCCGGGAGCGGCTGAAATAA
- a CDS encoding GLUG motif-containing protein, producing the protein MKKIFAVLGLAAVTMGSCTTDISEDVTNARGTTELTAALEGTRTHLGDKDGNTGLYKVYWSNGDCIAVNGRQSDALSNVEEGTASAAFFVNEAINPPYDVIYPASAYVDGKVVLPAVQNRNGASFAEGAAVLVGRGQTPSVVLKNACGFVKIRLTKGTEGCDAVDRIRFYGNSHEPLCGEFDIDYTASALVIPDAEVEESRQSVTLACGEGITLDADAEAFVVAVPAQTFAAGFTVEIVDPEGHLMRMRSDKEQVVSAGKMLAMPAVAFAPTETVAETEIRSAADMLALAENVRNGILGGSYYLAGDIDMAEVSDWKGIGVGDLNNAFNGTFDGRGFSIKNLKSAWPLFNFTLGESVIKNVTIDASCEFANTLSPDDKISLGALVGMGRGVVEDCVNNAKVSYAGTSGFDIYVGGLVGRIYRTGRISGCVNNGDVSAAAQASGKVVCAGGVLGTFDRSDDAGDTAEVHSNTNNGTVTNSSDVKTLCVGGVVGRSSNGTCVIRDCINKGTVVSNSTAVNKVQANRSNFVGGVSGQNSGSISGCTNHGDVSSTSYYWETRIGGVAGTVFGGQRISGCTNETEATVTTKYERKFNSENAAVVDQEHLGGVIGQCEGSIIDCTNRGTVDQASDPRTVNAGGICGFVRNAAESLSGNANEGEVRIGGAVTLATVGGVYGSFGKAQTVADAATTNRGGVTVSGIESIEGAYLRLGGIVGFAYPGTVLSNLTNAGDMTVDLQSKFSYYAVGGIAGSVECGASSCVNEGSLRLNNNQLLTKGMCKIFVGGIVGINYRPTDDGPHIYEDCANRAEIGFATTDNAFKVLPSFTGGILGYTEHPVEVRNCEGAAYINVNNANAKENGIFTATGGIVGAVKGTAALIEKCHVTADMRHYQYNNTWDDPLSAANGGGIVGCALGADEVNRIAITGCSCSGMVESKRSGAAGIVGYARFSDISDCGFTGGIEGSGPHFAGGIAGTLANSTIAGCTVKAKNIYGHNASSPSLIGVSGIAAYVVGVSSVSDCKAYATLIRNSTVLGTEDASVTPDNLFGMGMIVGIDAGTTTVTNCGVGGSFYLGASEKPQELILTLDADSYAKGIIGSGKTATVGGCYYWNGEE; encoded by the coding sequence ATGAAAAAGATTTTTGCGGTATTGGGCTTGGCGGCCGTGACGATGGGTTCGTGCACCACCGATATTTCGGAAGATGTTACGAATGCCCGCGGAACGACCGAACTGACCGCCGCCCTCGAAGGTACACGTACTCATCTCGGTGACAAAGACGGGAATACGGGCCTGTACAAGGTCTACTGGTCGAACGGCGACTGCATCGCCGTCAACGGTCGTCAGAGCGACGCGCTCTCGAATGTCGAAGAGGGTACGGCTTCCGCGGCGTTCTTTGTGAACGAGGCTATTAATCCTCCCTATGACGTGATCTATCCCGCCTCGGCGTATGTCGATGGCAAGGTCGTACTGCCTGCGGTGCAGAACCGCAACGGAGCGTCGTTTGCCGAAGGGGCGGCCGTGTTGGTGGGACGCGGCCAGACGCCGTCGGTCGTGCTGAAAAACGCATGCGGTTTCGTCAAGATCCGGTTGACGAAGGGTACCGAGGGTTGCGATGCCGTGGATCGCATCCGGTTCTACGGCAATTCGCACGAGCCCCTGTGCGGCGAGTTCGATATCGATTATACCGCGTCGGCACTGGTGATTCCCGATGCGGAGGTCGAGGAGTCCCGCCAGAGCGTGACACTCGCATGCGGCGAAGGGATAACTCTCGATGCCGATGCCGAAGCGTTCGTCGTGGCGGTTCCGGCGCAGACCTTCGCTGCGGGTTTCACGGTCGAGATCGTCGATCCCGAAGGTCACCTCATGCGTATGAGGAGTGACAAGGAGCAGGTCGTCTCTGCCGGCAAGATGCTGGCGATGCCTGCCGTGGCGTTCGCTCCGACCGAAACGGTGGCCGAGACTGAGATTCGCAGTGCCGCCGACATGCTCGCACTCGCTGAAAATGTCCGCAACGGCATCCTCGGTGGTTCGTACTATCTGGCGGGAGACATCGATATGGCTGAGGTTTCGGACTGGAAAGGTATCGGAGTCGGGGATCTTAACAATGCGTTCAACGGCACGTTCGACGGGCGCGGATTCTCGATCAAGAACCTCAAATCGGCATGGCCTCTCTTCAACTTCACGCTCGGCGAATCGGTGATCAAGAATGTCACGATCGACGCTTCGTGCGAGTTTGCGAATACCCTGTCGCCCGACGACAAAATAAGTCTCGGTGCATTGGTCGGCATGGGGCGCGGTGTGGTCGAGGATTGCGTGAACAATGCCAAAGTATCTTATGCGGGTACGAGCGGCTTCGACATCTATGTCGGTGGACTGGTAGGTCGTATCTACCGCACGGGACGTATCAGCGGCTGCGTGAACAACGGCGATGTGTCGGCTGCCGCTCAGGCGTCCGGGAAGGTCGTATGCGCCGGCGGAGTTCTCGGTACGTTCGATCGCAGCGATGATGCGGGGGATACCGCCGAAGTTCACTCGAATACCAACAACGGTACGGTTACCAACTCTTCGGACGTCAAGACCCTCTGCGTCGGCGGCGTCGTGGGCCGTTCATCGAACGGCACCTGTGTAATCAGGGACTGCATCAACAAGGGCACGGTCGTCTCCAACAGCACGGCTGTGAACAAAGTCCAGGCCAACCGTTCGAATTTCGTCGGCGGCGTGTCGGGGCAGAACAGCGGTTCGATCTCGGGTTGTACAAACCATGGCGACGTCAGCTCGACGTCGTACTACTGGGAGACGCGTATCGGCGGTGTAGCCGGAACGGTTTTCGGCGGCCAGCGCATCAGCGGCTGCACCAACGAGACCGAAGCCACGGTTACTACCAAATATGAGCGCAAGTTCAACTCCGAAAACGCCGCTGTCGTCGATCAGGAGCATCTGGGCGGCGTGATCGGCCAATGCGAGGGCAGCATCATCGACTGCACGAACAGGGGTACGGTCGATCAGGCTTCCGATCCGCGTACCGTCAATGCCGGCGGCATTTGCGGATTCGTACGAAATGCTGCCGAGTCGCTCTCGGGCAACGCGAACGAAGGAGAGGTCCGTATCGGCGGTGCGGTTACGCTCGCCACGGTCGGCGGCGTTTACGGTTCGTTCGGCAAGGCACAGACGGTTGCCGATGCGGCGACGACCAACCGCGGCGGCGTCACGGTCAGCGGTATCGAAAGCATCGAAGGGGCGTATTTGCGTCTTGGCGGTATCGTCGGGTTCGCCTATCCCGGAACCGTGCTCTCGAATCTGACCAATGCCGGCGATATGACGGTCGATCTGCAATCGAAGTTCAGTTACTACGCCGTCGGCGGCATCGCCGGTTCGGTGGAGTGCGGCGCTTCGTCGTGTGTCAATGAAGGCAGCCTGAGATTGAATAACAACCAACTGCTGACCAAAGGCATGTGCAAGATTTTCGTGGGAGGGATTGTCGGAATCAACTACCGGCCGACCGACGACGGACCCCACATCTATGAGGATTGCGCCAATCGCGCCGAAATAGGCTTCGCAACCACCGATAACGCATTCAAAGTTCTGCCGTCGTTCACGGGCGGGATTCTCGGCTATACGGAACACCCCGTCGAGGTGCGGAACTGCGAGGGTGCGGCCTATATCAACGTGAACAATGCCAATGCCAAGGAGAACGGGATCTTCACGGCAACGGGCGGTATCGTCGGTGCTGTCAAAGGGACTGCGGCCCTTATCGAGAAGTGTCATGTGACGGCCGACATGCGCCACTATCAGTACAACAATACGTGGGACGATCCGTTGTCGGCTGCCAACGGCGGTGGCATCGTGGGCTGTGCATTGGGCGCCGATGAGGTCAACCGCATCGCGATTACGGGCTGCTCGTGCTCGGGCATGGTCGAAAGCAAGCGCTCGGGGGCTGCGGGCATCGTGGGCTATGCCCGTTTCTCGGATATCTCCGACTGCGGTTTCACGGGCGGAATCGAGGGAAGCGGCCCCCACTTCGCAGGCGGTATCGCCGGAACGCTGGCGAACTCGACGATTGCGGGCTGTACGGTCAAAGCCAAGAATATCTATGGCCACAATGCGTCGAGCCCCTCGTTGATCGGGGTCAGCGGCATTGCGGCATACGTTGTGGGTGTGTCGTCCGTTTCGGATTGCAAGGCCTACGCCACGCTTATTCGAAACAGTACGGTTTTAGGTACGGAGGATGCATCTGTCACGCCTGACAACCTCTTCGGTATGGGTATGATCGTGGGCATAGACGCCGGAACGACTACCGTTACGAACTGCGGCGTCGGAGGATCGTTCTATCTGGGTGCCAGCGAGAAACCGCAAGAGTTGATCCTGACGCTCGACGCCGATAGCTATGCGAAGGGCATTATCGGCAGCGGGAAGACCGCAACGGTCGGCGGCTGCTATTACTGGAACGGCGAGGAGTAG
- a CDS encoding BACON domain-containing protein, with the protein MKKYILILTAVVLAVMSCSTDNIENGPSSLDIEIVPAWDITRGITSASQTVKLTVNLNVQTIHWQVSSDSEWCKVDSDLIHTGSDEVELVVESNDSFDKRNAVLTVTAGRYTRKVEIDQAGNVFVMSDVYKILGSNEALSYDVEVRTTSEWTIEAPDWIEAEKVGTPTVDEFGQTTTVMHVSIDANPGEQSRYGAVQLIPTEGYNGEFTVFQFGSEVNMTDDGKIAVAAEGNVSFEVTAPFGIIEKVEVPYWVQCTETPAEDGLNSVFEFWIGKNLSDTKAGRECVVEFTVKDSGRSIALPAITQDFVPAGGIVTGPGFKMFAEAWNAGEDISYWTTENEGGVLVNVLSDINMSEVETWTPIGTAARPFDGVFRGNGWLVKAWKGDASLFGHVGAGATVQDIIVDEDCSITFSGSVTSESWFGVIAGVSYGVIENCENRAAVAVENLDASAETSFGGIVGLCDNGTVRNCKNKASFTVAESVVSNASLNTGGIAGKSHGESSSIVSCSNDGSMNVYARISEVSSALRIGGIAGEAAGVVSGCSTGEKMLIVSTDASRTVYCGGVAGYSTAAVSDCVNAQPVSTTLYRSGDAVYNEYTGGVVGYQASGSIKSCTNRGSMISSSNQQYLYMGGIAGDFAEGEAENNVNVAKLDLQGDATSAVKGVRYASVGGLYGRFGAVQSDSDKNSSNSGPITVLNVETAADNSTTLNLGGVAGYIDSESPLSSLTNTGAVTADLVANFTAFAIGGIAGSTECGISDSKNSGTLMINNGILLKNTSSRICFGGIAGRNVAGDLNTYSGCVNDGEVGISTKSNDFNILPAFTGGILGYTEMPVAVKGCENNGYVNSSGANNKYDGLFSAAGGIVGAIVETVAEVADCIVSVDIRNYAYNRNIDMDPFKMCHCGGIVGCAVGESQSNIVKISNCSNSGALENKRSTAAGIVGFAKYAAVSDCRFTGSVVGSGPHFAAGIAGCLSDASVTDCIVKSPDIYSHSSLGFNSINHFPAAGIVGYLYGKSSVSRCKAFATLIQNVGSTANEQMHVGMGLIAGISTAGSTISDCGVGGTLNTGSAGKVQNVIMTVTSDNFGNCIVGDGNVTPSGCYYWNGQE; encoded by the coding sequence ATGAAAAAATATATTTTGATATTGACAGCAGTAGTGTTGGCGGTCATGTCATGTTCGACGGACAACATCGAGAACGGCCCTTCATCGCTCGATATAGAGATCGTACCCGCGTGGGACATAACACGCGGCATTACCAGCGCGAGTCAGACGGTGAAATTGACGGTTAATCTCAATGTGCAGACGATCCACTGGCAGGTTTCGTCCGACAGCGAGTGGTGCAAGGTCGATTCCGACCTGATCCATACGGGCAGCGACGAAGTCGAACTCGTGGTGGAATCCAATGACTCGTTCGACAAGCGCAATGCCGTGCTGACCGTCACAGCGGGGCGCTACACTAGGAAGGTCGAGATCGATCAGGCGGGCAATGTCTTCGTCATGAGCGATGTCTATAAGATTCTGGGTTCCAATGAGGCGCTTTCATACGACGTCGAGGTGCGTACCACTTCGGAGTGGACGATCGAAGCCCCCGACTGGATCGAGGCCGAGAAGGTCGGTACCCCGACAGTCGACGAGTTCGGCCAGACTACGACCGTCATGCACGTCAGCATCGACGCCAATCCCGGCGAGCAGTCGCGTTACGGAGCCGTGCAGCTGATTCCGACGGAAGGCTATAACGGCGAGTTCACTGTTTTCCAATTTGGCAGCGAAGTGAACATGACTGACGACGGCAAGATCGCCGTAGCAGCCGAGGGCAATGTCTCGTTCGAGGTCACGGCTCCGTTCGGTATCATCGAGAAGGTCGAGGTTCCCTACTGGGTTCAGTGTACCGAAACGCCGGCAGAGGATGGCCTCAACTCGGTTTTCGAATTCTGGATAGGCAAAAACCTCAGTGACACGAAGGCCGGACGCGAATGCGTTGTCGAGTTCACGGTCAAGGACAGCGGCCGGTCCATCGCGTTGCCAGCTATCACGCAGGACTTCGTGCCCGCAGGCGGCATCGTTACGGGACCCGGATTCAAGATGTTCGCCGAGGCATGGAACGCCGGCGAAGATATCTCCTACTGGACCACTGAAAACGAAGGCGGCGTGCTCGTGAACGTGCTCTCGGACATCAATATGAGCGAAGTCGAGACCTGGACGCCGATCGGCACCGCCGCGCGTCCGTTCGATGGTGTGTTCCGCGGTAACGGCTGGCTTGTCAAGGCGTGGAAAGGCGATGCGTCGCTCTTCGGACATGTAGGTGCCGGCGCCACGGTTCAGGACATCATCGTCGACGAGGATTGTTCGATAACCTTCTCGGGCAGCGTAACTTCCGAAAGCTGGTTCGGTGTGATCGCCGGCGTATCGTACGGCGTGATCGAAAACTGCGAGAACCGGGCTGCCGTAGCGGTCGAAAATCTGGACGCCTCGGCCGAAACGAGTTTCGGTGGCATTGTCGGCCTGTGCGACAACGGCACCGTGCGCAACTGCAAGAACAAGGCTTCGTTCACTGTGGCCGAGAGCGTCGTCTCGAATGCGAGCCTCAATACCGGTGGCATTGCGGGCAAGAGTCACGGCGAGAGTTCATCGATCGTTTCATGCTCGAACGATGGCAGCATGAACGTTTATGCCCGTATTTCGGAGGTCTCGTCGGCATTGCGCATCGGCGGCATCGCAGGCGAAGCTGCGGGAGTGGTGAGCGGCTGTTCGACTGGTGAAAAAATGTTGATCGTCAGCACCGACGCTTCGCGTACGGTCTATTGCGGCGGCGTAGCAGGATACTCTACGGCGGCGGTATCGGACTGCGTGAATGCACAGCCCGTGTCCACTACGCTCTATCGTAGCGGTGATGCCGTTTACAACGAGTACACCGGCGGTGTGGTCGGTTATCAGGCGTCGGGCAGTATCAAGAGTTGTACCAATCGCGGCTCGATGATTTCGTCGTCGAACCAGCAATATCTCTATATGGGCGGTATCGCGGGCGATTTTGCCGAGGGCGAGGCCGAAAACAATGTCAATGTCGCTAAACTCGATTTGCAGGGCGACGCCACGTCGGCCGTCAAGGGTGTGAGATACGCATCGGTCGGCGGTCTTTACGGTCGGTTCGGTGCCGTGCAGAGCGACTCCGACAAGAACAGTTCGAACAGCGGCCCTATTACGGTTCTTAATGTCGAGACGGCTGCCGACAATTCGACTACCCTGAATCTCGGCGGAGTCGCCGGCTATATCGATTCCGAATCACCGTTGTCGTCGCTCACCAATACGGGCGCCGTCACAGCCGATCTGGTAGCGAACTTCACCGCGTTCGCCATCGGCGGCATCGCGGGTTCGACCGAGTGCGGAATCTCCGACTCGAAAAACTCGGGAACCCTGATGATCAATAACGGCATCCTGCTCAAAAACACGTCGAGCAGGATCTGCTTCGGCGGTATCGCCGGCCGCAATGTAGCCGGCGACCTCAACACCTACTCGGGCTGCGTGAACGACGGCGAGGTGGGAATCAGCACCAAATCGAACGACTTCAACATCCTTCCCGCATTCACGGGAGGCATTCTGGGCTATACCGAGATGCCCGTAGCGGTGAAAGGCTGTGAAAACAACGGTTATGTGAACTCCTCGGGCGCCAATAACAAATACGACGGCCTGTTTTCGGCAGCAGGTGGCATCGTCGGCGCCATTGTCGAGACGGTAGCTGAGGTGGCCGATTGCATCGTCTCGGTCGATATCCGCAACTATGCCTACAACCGCAACATCGATATGGATCCGTTTAAGATGTGCCACTGCGGCGGTATCGTCGGCTGTGCCGTAGGCGAAAGCCAGTCGAACATCGTGAAGATTTCGAACTGCTCGAACTCGGGTGCGCTTGAAAACAAGCGTTCGACTGCAGCGGGCATCGTCGGTTTCGCCAAGTATGCGGCCGTGTCGGATTGCCGTTTCACCGGCAGCGTGGTTGGCAGCGGTCCCCACTTTGCGGCGGGTATAGCAGGCTGCCTGAGTGATGCCTCGGTGACCGACTGCATCGTGAAATCGCCGGATATTTACAGTCACAGTAGTTTGGGCTTCAACAGCATCAACCATTTTCCGGCAGCGGGAATCGTCGGATACCTATACGGCAAGTCATCGGTTTCGAGGTGCAAGGCTTTCGCCACCTTGATCCAGAATGTAGGTTCGACTGCCAACGAACAGATGCATGTGGGTATGGGACTGATCGCGGGCATTTCGACGGCAGGTTCGACCATCAGCGACTGCGGTGTGGGCGGAACGCTCAATACGGGGTCGGCAGGCAAGGTTCAGAATGTGATCATGACGGTTACGTCCGACAATTTCGGCAATTGCATCGTCGGCGACGGCAATGTCACGCCGAGCGGGTGTTACTACTGGAACGGACAGGAGTAA
- a CDS encoding calcineurin-like phosphoesterase C-terminal domain-containing protein, whose protein sequence is MKRFFHTLVALLLLAACTDGNNELGSKDPFSIPDKEGCNVKGTVFDDYGTPLEGIVVSDGLQTTQTDRNGHFWLSSDLSKRRFVTVTVPSGYEIESKEGLPQFFDRIPEGSTSFSTEFRLRSRRGNSDRFTVFMVGDPQIRARDRGYDKFAYHSIDMFEDMCRDMNKLCATMTDRPVYGIGLGDLIHEDANMWEIYRSGVKTLSFPMFGVIGNHDHDTKAPTDGEAIRPYEENIGPTNYSFDLGRLHFICLDNIVMKGDGAGGYSDGLSDEVYTWLCNDLKYVPKEKMIMICSHSSMFGKPGKDPVDVDKNGRLYAQKLSEYKYVHSWAGHSHINFNKVYSKSGENRLSNIEGHIVARATGALWLNEWVCSDGTPRGYYVVDVDGEKIEWHYHPCGNQLGVSNGLGDDYQMRVYSPSDYGDGYVYANVWAWDALWGSVLYTDNGPNAVAGRPMARIESYDKAYKECCDRSNSKPGNLAKEEFKPDTNVKHLFRIKPSDGATSCTVEVTDRFGRRYSASLDWDSASTSDMAL, encoded by the coding sequence ATGAAACGATTCTTCCATACGCTCGTTGCCCTGCTGCTGCTTGCGGCATGTACCGACGGTAATAACGAACTGGGTTCGAAAGATCCGTTCAGCATCCCCGACAAGGAGGGCTGTAACGTCAAGGGAACCGTCTTCGACGATTACGGAACCCCGCTCGAAGGAATTGTCGTAAGCGACGGCCTGCAAACGACCCAGACCGACCGCAACGGTCATTTTTGGCTCAGCAGCGACCTGTCGAAACGGCGTTTCGTGACGGTTACCGTTCCGTCGGGTTACGAAATCGAATCCAAGGAGGGGCTGCCGCAGTTCTTCGACCGCATTCCAGAGGGTTCGACCTCGTTCAGCACCGAATTCCGACTGCGCAGCCGGCGCGGCAATAGCGACCGCTTTACGGTCTTCATGGTAGGCGACCCGCAGATACGCGCCCGCGACAGAGGTTATGACAAGTTCGCCTATCACTCCATCGACATGTTCGAGGACATGTGCCGCGATATGAACAAGTTGTGTGCGACGATGACCGACCGTCCGGTCTATGGCATCGGATTGGGCGATCTGATCCACGAGGATGCAAACATGTGGGAGATCTATCGATCGGGGGTCAAGACGCTCTCGTTCCCGATGTTCGGCGTCATCGGTAATCACGACCATGATACCAAAGCGCCGACGGACGGCGAGGCCATACGTCCCTACGAGGAGAATATTGGTCCCACGAACTATTCGTTCGATCTGGGCAGGCTCCATTTCATCTGTCTGGACAACATCGTCATGAAGGGCGACGGCGCGGGAGGATACAGCGACGGTCTTTCGGACGAGGTCTATACATGGTTGTGCAACGATCTGAAATACGTCCCGAAGGAGAAGATGATAATGATCTGCTCGCACTCTTCGATGTTCGGCAAGCCCGGGAAAGATCCCGTCGACGTGGACAAGAACGGCCGGCTCTATGCGCAGAAGCTTTCGGAGTACAAATACGTGCATTCGTGGGCAGGACATTCGCATATCAACTTCAACAAGGTCTACTCCAAAAGCGGCGAAAACCGGCTGAGCAATATCGAAGGGCATATCGTTGCGCGTGCTACGGGAGCCTTATGGCTCAACGAGTGGGTCTGCTCCGACGGGACGCCGCGCGGGTACTATGTCGTCGATGTCGACGGCGAGAAGATCGAATGGCATTACCATCCGTGCGGCAACCAGTTGGGCGTATCCAACGGACTGGGCGACGATTACCAGATGCGCGTCTACTCTCCGTCCGACTACGGCGACGGCTATGTCTATGCCAACGTCTGGGCGTGGGACGCCCTGTGGGGCAGCGTACTCTATACCGACAACGGCCCAAATGCCGTGGCGGGCCGACCGATGGCCCGTATCGAGAGTTACGACAAGGCATACAAGGAGTGCTGCGACCGGAGCAACTCGAAACCCGGCAACCTCGCCAAAGAGGAGTTCAAGCCGGACACCAATGTCAAGCACCTGTTTCGCATCAAGCCGTCGGACGGAGCGACCTCTTGCACGGTCGAGGTTACCGACCGTTTCGGCCGCCGCTACTCCGCTTCGCTCGACTGGGATTCCGCGTCAACGTCGGATATGGCCCTGTAA